A single region of the Gammaproteobacteria bacterium genome encodes:
- a CDS encoding serine/threonine-protein kinase, producing MRPDWRIVEALFDEALDLEGAARAAFLRERCAGRPELEVELRALLAASDTDSGFMEQPPRLGSGAPAEGSSTIAPGQRFGVWAVRRLIGRGGMGEVYEVERADGLFEQRAALKLIRADSGDTWQRFQAERQILARLEHPGIARLLDGGVAPDGRAYMVMEYVDGRSLTEFAGGRPLSERLELFIQVCGAVAYAHRNLVIHRDIKPSNICVDQEARVKLLDFGVAKLQSLGGDPDSQLTQTLVMTPDYAAPETLRGDTVSTAVDVYALGAVLYELLVGQPAWMLRSLPLSVAVERLLHAEPPMPSTAAASSPTAVPARQLRGDLDAIVAKCLRKVPESRYATVDALCADVERHMAGSSVLARGGVRSYRAGVFLRRYRWLVAAVGGIVLALAAGLAGTAWQAHRAAVERDVARREVERGEAVQRFVEHLFRTVDMADGTGELTARMVLDRAAQRLMDLYSEAPDQAVSMLYSFGYMYLVLNDYEAADPLLSRVVEEPPVDIDPALLAQARYELADLRYRQRREAESAQLLAQASAFWAEDPARYRSERISAMLLESQLARAAGDVDTAIARLQAMADERLAGGEPEHPDIANAYATMAVVYMSANQPQAGLAACRKAWAAHERVGDTGSTAALNTLNNWASLAFLAGDLDESARRFEQALILRRRLYGPSAATAALASNYAKILIRLDRLEEAAPLLDEASAMALEYAGENSPEYSATLGGAVELALAAHDAPAAEAASQRATSITREHFGGSSVQYAVSLMLQARVQGMQGDAAAAKATLDQVEAVLEPYGAAVQRYREMAKQVRSRLN from the coding sequence ATGCGGCCGGACTGGCGGATCGTGGAGGCGCTGTTCGACGAGGCGCTCGATCTCGAAGGTGCTGCGCGCGCGGCGTTTCTGCGCGAGCGCTGCGCAGGCCGGCCCGAACTGGAGGTCGAGCTGCGTGCGCTGCTGGCCGCATCGGACACCGACAGCGGTTTCATGGAGCAGCCGCCGCGACTCGGCTCCGGCGCTCCTGCGGAGGGATCGAGCACCATCGCACCGGGCCAGCGCTTTGGCGTGTGGGCGGTCCGGCGCCTGATCGGGCGCGGCGGCATGGGTGAGGTCTATGAGGTCGAGCGGGCCGACGGCCTGTTCGAACAGCGTGCTGCGCTGAAGCTGATCCGCGCCGACAGCGGCGACACCTGGCAGCGGTTTCAGGCGGAGCGCCAGATTCTGGCGCGACTGGAGCATCCGGGCATCGCCCGCCTGCTCGACGGCGGCGTGGCACCGGACGGTCGCGCCTATATGGTCATGGAGTATGTGGACGGGCGCAGTCTTACCGAGTTCGCGGGCGGGCGACCGCTGTCCGAACGGCTCGAGTTGTTCATCCAGGTGTGCGGTGCGGTGGCCTATGCGCACCGCAACCTGGTGATTCATCGCGACATCAAGCCGTCGAATATCTGTGTCGATCAGGAGGCTCGGGTCAAACTGCTGGACTTCGGCGTCGCCAAGTTGCAAAGCCTCGGCGGAGACCCGGATTCCCAGCTCACCCAGACCTTGGTGATGACGCCCGACTATGCGGCGCCTGAAACCTTGCGCGGCGATACCGTGTCCACGGCGGTCGACGTCTACGCCCTGGGCGCGGTGCTCTACGAACTGCTGGTTGGGCAACCGGCCTGGATGCTCAGGAGCCTGCCCCTGTCCGTGGCCGTCGAGCGACTGCTGCACGCCGAGCCGCCGATGCCGAGTACGGCCGCCGCCAGTTCGCCGACAGCAGTGCCTGCGCGTCAGCTGCGTGGCGATCTCGATGCGATTGTCGCCAAATGCCTGCGCAAGGTACCGGAGTCGCGCTATGCCACGGTCGATGCGCTGTGCGCCGATGTCGAGCGCCACATGGCTGGCAGCAGCGTGCTCGCGCGCGGCGGCGTTCGCAGCTATCGCGCCGGGGTATTCCTGCGTCGCTATCGCTGGCTGGTGGCAGCTGTCGGCGGCATCGTGCTGGCGCTGGCCGCAGGACTGGCGGGGACCGCATGGCAGGCCCATCGCGCCGCGGTGGAACGAGACGTGGCGCGCCGCGAAGTCGAGCGTGGCGAAGCGGTGCAGCGCTTTGTCGAGCACCTGTTCCGTACGGTGGACATGGCTGACGGTACCGGGGAGCTGACCGCGCGGATGGTGCTGGACCGCGCCGCGCAGCGCCTGATGGATCTTTATTCGGAAGCGCCCGATCAGGCCGTAAGCATGCTGTACAGCTTTGGCTACATGTATCTGGTGCTGAATGACTACGAAGCGGCCGACCCCTTGCTGAGCCGCGTGGTCGAGGAGCCGCCGGTTGATATCGATCCGGCCCTGCTGGCTCAGGCGCGCTATGAACTGGCCGACCTGCGATACCGTCAGCGCCGCGAAGCCGAGTCGGCGCAACTGCTGGCGCAGGCCAGCGCGTTCTGGGCCGAGGATCCGGCGCGCTACCGCAGCGAACGGATCTCGGCGATGTTGCTCGAATCGCAGCTGGCCCGGGCCGCGGGCGACGTCGATACGGCGATTGCACGCTTGCAGGCGATGGCGGACGAGCGCCTGGCCGGCGGCGAGCCGGAGCATCCGGATATCGCCAATGCCTACGCGACGATGGCCGTGGTCTACATGTCGGCCAATCAGCCGCAGGCCGGGCTGGCGGCCTGCCGCAAGGCCTGGGCGGCGCACGAACGCGTTGGCGACACTGGCAGCACGGCGGCCCTGAACACGCTCAACAACTGGGCCTCGCTGGCGTTCCTGGCCGGCGATCTGGACGAGTCGGCGCGCCGTTTCGAGCAGGCGCTGATTCTGCGGCGGCGTCTGTACGGACCTTCGGCGGCGACGGCCGCGCTGGCCAGCAACTACGCCAAGATCCTGATCCGGCTCGATCGACTCGAAGAGGCCGCCCCCTTGCTGGACGAAGCCTCGGCGATGGCGCTGGAGTACGCCGGTGAGAACAGTCCGGAGTACAGCGCCACCCTGGGCGGAGCGGTGGAGCTGGCACTGGCGGCGCACGACGCACCGGCGGCCGAGGCCGCTTCGCAGCGCGCCACCTCGATCACGCGCGAACACTTCGGCGGCTCCAGCGTGCAGTACGCTGTCAGCCTGATGCTGCAGGCGCGCGTGCAGGGCATGCAGGGTGATGCAGCGGCGGCGAAGGCGACGCTCGATCAGGTCGAAGCGGTGCTTGAACCCTATGGCGCTGCCGTGCAGCGTTATCGTGAAATGGCCAAGCAGGTCCGTTCGCGCCTGAACTGA
- a CDS encoding ATP-binding protein produces the protein MSAADAHSSVSGTPSAWLLLALSIGLIAVWRAASYKRERHRTEEKLRAEGEETLRLVARTRLLAEERERIYSDLHDDIGAKLLDLIYSAERPDTADLARSILQDLRDVVSRSRGTPGTLLEVLGEIRAECEDRLERIDAELIWDQRDELPDPQLDHGQSLHLFRIVREAVSNAIRHAQARRLRIRVRHNHRELLLDVTDDGPGLSSDPGSGGIGTENMRSRAAELKGTIRWDPGTHGGTKVLLRMPLG, from the coding sequence GTGAGCGCTGCCGATGCGCATTCGTCGGTGAGCGGAACACCGTCAGCCTGGCTGCTGCTCGCGCTGAGCATCGGCCTGATCGCCGTCTGGCGGGCCGCAAGCTACAAGCGTGAGCGGCATCGCACCGAGGAGAAGCTGCGCGCCGAAGGCGAGGAAACGCTGCGCCTGGTAGCCCGCACCCGTCTCCTGGCCGAGGAACGCGAGCGCATCTATTCCGACCTTCACGACGACATCGGCGCCAAGTTGCTCGATCTGATCTACAGCGCCGAACGACCGGACACCGCCGATCTGGCGCGTTCGATCCTGCAGGACCTGCGCGACGTCGTATCCCGCTCGCGCGGCACGCCGGGCACGCTGCTGGAAGTGCTCGGTGAAATCCGCGCGGAATGCGAGGATCGGCTGGAGCGCATCGACGCCGAACTGATCTGGGACCAGCGCGACGAACTGCCCGACCCACAACTGGATCACGGCCAGTCGCTGCACCTGTTCCGCATCGTGCGCGAAGCTGTCAGCAACGCGATCCGACATGCCCAGGCGCGCCGCCTGCGTATCCGCGTGCGTCACAATCACCGCGAACTGCTGCTCGATGTCACCGACGACGGTCCCGGCCTCTCGTCCGACCCGGGCTCTGGCGGCATCGGCACCGAAAACATGCGCAGCCGCGCCGCCGAGCTCAAGGGTACGATCCGCTGGGACCCGGGCACCCACGGCGGCACCAAGGTGCTGCTGCGCATGCCGCTCGGCTGA
- a CDS encoding sigma-70 family RNA polymerase sigma factor: MLVIQNQDPGESGMIDCDIRNTETPVGSAVEQLVPLLYADLRRMARRERWRVGGGQTLQTTALVSEAYLKLRRSRGWDSHQHFLHAAAVAMRQILVDHARAQLAAKRGGNSIDLSLDDIGEAADNLCIESNEDLLAINDALEKLAELNPRLVQVVECRYFAGYSELETATALGITDRTVRRDWIKAKAWLQRELSTGI; this comes from the coding sequence ATGCTTGTGATCCAGAACCAGGATCCGGGGGAATCAGGAATGATCGATTGCGACATTCGGAACACCGAAACGCCAGTTGGCAGCGCAGTGGAACAACTGGTGCCACTGCTGTACGCCGACCTCAGGCGCATGGCGCGACGGGAACGCTGGCGCGTCGGTGGCGGACAGACCTTGCAGACCACGGCGCTCGTCAGCGAGGCCTATCTCAAGCTGAGGCGCAGTCGCGGCTGGGATTCCCACCAGCACTTCCTGCACGCGGCCGCGGTCGCGATGCGGCAGATCCTGGTGGACCATGCACGCGCGCAGCTGGCGGCCAAGCGCGGCGGGAACAGTATCGACCTCAGTCTCGACGACATCGGCGAAGCGGCGGACAACCTCTGCATCGAATCGAACGAGGACCTGCTCGCGATCAACGATGCGCTGGAAAAACTGGCCGAACTGAACCCGCGTCTGGTCCAGGTGGTGGAATGCCGCTATTTCGCCGGTTACAGCGAACTCGAAACCGCAACCGCGCTGGGCATCACTGATCGCACGGTGCGCCGAGACTGGATCAAGGCCAAGGCCTGGCTGCAACGCGAACTGAGCACCGGAATCTGA